One Aegilops tauschii subsp. strangulata cultivar AL8/78 chromosome 7, Aet v6.0, whole genome shotgun sequence genomic window carries:
- the LOC109765627 gene encoding formate dehydrogenase, mitochondrial, with product MAAMCRAAARQLVDRAVGSRAAHTSAGSKKIVGVFYQAGEYADKNPNFVGCVEGALGIRDWLESKGHHYIVTDDKEGLNSELEKHIEDMHVLITTPFHPAYVTAERIKKAKNLELLLTAGIGSDHIDLPAAAAAGLTVAEVTGSNTVSVAEDELMRILILLRNFLPGYQQVVKGEWNVAGIAHRAYDLEGKTVGTVGAGRIGRLLLQRLKPFNCNLLYHDRLQINPELEKEIGAKFEEDLDAMLPKCDVIVINTPLTEKTRGMFNKEKIAKMKKGVIIVNNARGAIMDTQAVADACSSGHIAGYGGDVWFPQPAPKDHPWRYMPNHAMTPHISGTTIDAQLRYAAGVKDMLDRYFKGEDFPAENYIVKEGELASQYK from the exons ATGGCCGCGATGTGTAGGGCCGCCGCGAGGCAGCTCGTCGACCGGGCCGTCGGATCCAGGGCCGCGCAC ACGTCTGCAGGCAGCAAGAAGATCGTGGGCGTGTTCTACCAGGCTGGCGAGTACGCCGACAAGAACCCCAACTTCGTCGGCTGCGTTGAGGGCGCCCTCGGCATACGCGACTGGCTCGAGTCCAAGGGGCATCACTACATTGTCACCGACGACAAGGAGGGCTTGAACAGCG AGCTGGAGAAGCACATTGAAGACATGCATGTTCTGATAACCACCCCATTCCACCCAGCCTATGTTACTGCCGAGAGGATCAAGAAGGCAAAGAACCTCGAGCTGCTTCTCACAGCTGGGATTGGCTCGGACCATATTGATTtgccagctgctgctgctgcaggcTTGACAGTGGCTGAGGTTACTGGAAGTAACACTGTCTCTGTGGCAGAAGATGAGCTCATGCGCATCTTGATTCTGCTCAGGAACTTCTTGCCTGGCTATCAACAGGTTGTTAAAGGTGAATGGAATGTTGCAGGCATTGCCCATAGGGCTTATGATCTTGAGGGGAAGACCGTCGGAACTGTCGGGGCAGGTCGTATTGGCAGGCTCTTACTTCAGCGCCTTAAGCCCTTCAACTGCAACCTGCTCTACCATGACAGACTTCAGATCAACCCAGAGCTTGAGAAAGAAATTGGGGCGAAATTTGAAGAGGACCTGGATGCTATGCTTCCAAAGTGTGATGTCATTGTGATCAACACACCTCTTACTGAGAAAACTAG AGGCATGTTCAACAAAGAAAAGATTGCAAAGATGAAGAAAGGTGTAATCATCGTGAATAACGCTCGGGGAGCAATCATGGATACCCAGGCAGTTGCTGATGCTTGCTCCAGCGGTCACATTGCTG GATATGGAGGTGATGTCTGGTTCCCCCAACCCGCACCCAAGGATCACCCATGGCGCTACATGCCTAATCACGCAATGACCCCTCACATCTCTGGAACTACAATTGATGCACAG CTGAGGTACGCGGCTGGAGTGAAGGACATGTTGGATAGGTACTTCAAGGGCGAGGACTTCCCCGCGGAGAACTACATCGTCAAGGAAGGCGAGCTGGCCAGCCAGTACAAGTAG